tatactTAATAATCTTTACCAAACATCGTCCATTATACATGCACTCGTACGCACATAAGGAAATTATGTGATTCTATCGTTTCCTCTTTTTCGTACGCACGATGGGAAAGTGAATTCAAGAACTTATTAAAGTGATTCTATTGTTTCTGGAGAAGTGATTTCATGTTACTAAAGTGATTCTATCAATTGAATAACGACTCTATTAACACCGACACATTAATGAAACACTTTAGCTAAAGCTGAAAGCAACGAAAGTACTGTCCAAAAATTATCAGCAAAACACGACACAGCACCAACCAATACAAAACTGCTCACAAGCAATACATGCACTCGgcactcttaaaaaaaaaaaaaaaaaaaaaaaatcaagtatctcattaattttaaagaaattttaaattctcaaattttacaaatttaaaccctttttcttttttttttcttttttcttttttcataaaatgaaataaaaaatgtcaCTTACTAAAAATGTGACATATTATCAaagagaattgagtatattttatCGGGTTCTTCCGCTTCATATCGTTGAAAagctttcaacaaaaaaatatcttttggaatgaatttttttttggatgccTCAGTCTGAATTCAGACTGTTCGATGCAAAAAACAGtctgaattcacataatttaaaaaagaaattgcagtggatgttaaaaaaaaaaaaaaaaaaaaaaagataactcactacaaaaatacatgaGTTTTGTGACAGAGttttagtggcctttcaggaTGTCTGAAAGGTCACTAAACAACAGTGACCTTTAATTAGTGGTCTTTTTAGAAGGTCAATAATCAAAGAGTCACTAATTcatatttagtgacgtgtcagtagttaacacgccactaattagtggcatGTCGTTTCTGGCACACCACTAAATATATAGTAGCGCGTTGTGTGTTATAGTCGCATCACTTGGTTCTAGGAACTTCTCTCTTTTCGTGAAGCTTCTGCAAAAGCTTTTGTTTATCTCTTGTTTACTCATGGTTGTTTCTCTATGCGAAAGGGGTGCGTAGGATTAGAGTCTCCTCCGAACTATATTCCCAGGTCTTCCGAGAGACCTCCATGATAGCTTTGGCTCGCACAAAATCAGAAGCTAGCAATCTGGCAGGACCGAGTTGTCTCTTTCTCTAGCTTTGCTTCACTTTCTCGGATCTTTGGCTATAAATCAAACATGTTGATGATGTGTGAAGGTGTAGATGAAACCTTCGCACATCAGACATGGTCAATTTCTATATGAAGCATGCTTTGACCCATTAGGTACTCGttgtattttgggtatttggGTTTGGATCTTTGATGCCTCTCTGTCTCTTCGTCTTCCCCAGGCCTCTTTGATTTTCTTGCACTGTTGGGTGATTTTCTTCTCACTTTGCACTGTACTCTCCCTTGGATCTAACTCAGCGGCTCCgtcctagcatttctcttcgaCCACTTCTGTCGTCAAAATtcccggcctctctggccacgCAAAGCGAGCTCATAGCCATTGATCTGATCAACAACGAGCTCCGAGGCCTCCTACCGTCGTTCATGGCGTTAATTGCCAAAGCTCTCCGCTTTGTCATTCGAGAACAACAAGCTCACCATTATTCTGTCAGGGTGGTGAGCAAAAGTCGTGACAGAGTGTCAGCAACCTCTTCCTGAGCTTGCGTTGCTTCTCAGCTCTTCGGTGTTCCTGAAAATTTGTTTACAGAAAATTTGTTTATCTGTAAACACATATAATAggaagacaaaaaagaagaaaggaagacaagaaaaaagaaatgcgTACTTGtgcaagagagaagagagaagatagAAGGAGAAAATGGGGggaaaactaaaataaataggGGGTGAGTAGAGAAAAAAAGGTgggaaaacgaaaaaaattagtggcgtgtcagagtgacacgtcactaaatttgtgatgtggcttcctgacacgccacaaatttagtgacgtgtcagtCTCACACGCtactaattattttagtgaggtgttattttttgacacgtcactaattagtgaagtGTCAAAAAGTACATTAATGTAGATACGCCACTAAATGCAAAGTTTTTTATAGTGACTTCACGAAAGtgtatcgaattatacgtcgttttgagataagggcaTTAAACTAGCAAACGTTTCAAATTGGAGTATCcaagttttcaaacgtctcacttaagagtACTCCGTTACAATTTgctattaaatcctaacggagtacccaaaatacctctatttttttaggaaaaaatgcaAGGATCTAggtgttagtcaaaatttaactaaatttgtaaaaatacatatgcctgaatctttgaaaaattttataatttttttaaaaaaataaacacgggtattttggaaatttttgcatggtttaacagcaaatcctgacagagtacccttaagtgagacttttgaaaatttggataCCCCAGTTggagacgtttgctagttcagtacctTTGTTTCAAAACGGTATATAATTCGATACCTTTTTGTGAagttcaaaaaaacaaaaaaaaagggtttaatGAAGGCCCAATACCaaaaaataggcccaaaatactcaaatttaaaagcggttatgcgATATGGTTATAGCTTTAAATAATAGCTAACTCGCGGTTATtttataaccgctaactgcctaAGGTGGagcagttagcggttataaaaatataataactgcCTAAGGCGATTACGGTTAAAGGTTAAAGGCAATAACCGCTGATCATAACTGCCTTTTCACTCCTAATTCAAGAGAAGAGGTCACAATTCATGAATTGGCGGAATATAATTCTTCAGTTAAAGTTCTCAATGGAAGAATATGAAGGGAATCCCACTGTGCATATATAATTTAAGGATAACTTATGATCGAAAcctttagaaaagaaaaaggtagtCCCAGAGTGCTTTAGAGGAAAAAATGTTTTCGCACAGAGCTTAGAGTTGGCTGGGTATGGTGGTAACTTGTACGGATAGAGGCTCCCCAGTTTTGAGCAATATTTGGGGAGCATAAAGAGTGCTCTCCAGATTTGGGAAGTAGTACTGTTTACCCTTAAtgttaaaaagattaaaaatttgaccattctctctctctttctttttgttttttcatctCTAAAAGAAATTAACTTTGATTGAAGtgaatgaaaattgaagagaaaattATCTTATTTATATCGAAtgaaaagacaaatattttgaaaacatgaCCTGTaggaaaaatacaaattttgaaaaatatgactattaagaaaagacaaattttcaaatatataaatgttgCAGAAATAataactaaacccttaaaaaaaaaatttaaatagaatagtgaaagTAAATCTCTAGTTAGCTGAGCCAGGTGTGGTGCTTTGAAATAATGGGTAGCGAAAATGAGAAAGGTAATTGTCtttagctaaaatagagagtaGATTTAGAGAGCCGAATGTGAAAAGTTATTAACCACCTCGGCCTACTCCAGAAATCGCTAACCACAATTGTTATAGGCGGATAGCACTTTTTGCCAACCGCTCACCAAAGTGGTTATACAATTAGTTGTTAATGATTAGTAACGGTTAATAACAGCATGTTTGTACACCAGCTTAGATGTACGTGGGAGGGATTGTACtaatttgattgaaaaaaaattaaaaaacacaaaaacagccTTTGAAGATAACAACAAAATCCATTCAAAGACGATATTCAATTAATTTGTTCATATCCATTTTACGCAGCCAAAGCTCTCTATATAGAGAGTTTTATTGAATATAGAAGACATACACAGAACCCAGCATTGAAAGTGTTAGTGAATTTTTTGGAACGGATGACGTGGAATTCCGGATTAACACGGTGGACCAAAGCTTCCAAGGTCGATGAAGGTCAATTATGGATTCTCCAGAGGTTCTGCAAAACAAAAAGGGTCGTCGGGGTGTCCCGGCaacgcctcctccgacgatcaagttagCACTTGGTGAAGTAGAATGGGGAGAGAAAAAATGCACACACCCTTCATATGATAATCATAATCATACCTTTCTTTTGATCAAAGAAATACTCTTTTATATGTCTGCCTCTCTTAATTATCTCTCATATCAACATTTATTACCTGAAGAtgcatttcttttccttaattaatttgagccCATGAATCCAGGCGTCTATGGTCGGCTTCCCCCCACTTTTCTGAACGGCGGCGGATGATCATCGactaataagacaaaaatattaatggGAAATAAATCTCCCCCTTCATTCAGCTCACTCTACTCGTAGCCGTTGACCCCAGCTCACTTCCTCATCATTCCCCCTTACCTTGGCGGGAAATTCCTTAACAGAAAGTTCTATTGAATAAAGAAGACAGGAGAGCAAGGGCACACCTTAAGACTTAACAGACGCatcatatatatgtacatgCGTGTGATCACAATATCAGCTACCACCTTGGCTGCTTTGGAAGCATCCCCCTAGCTTTGAGCTTCCGTTGTTACCGCCGCCCCCACTGTTGGCGCGTAAGGTAGGCGATGGCAACTCAGATGAGCCTCCGCAGCCACCCTGTCATGTGGCTGCACAGTTGGCGGGAGCCTTCTTTGAGTTTTCGCTGTTACCCATTAATGTGTTAACGTATTATTTACTCTCATAATTCTTATACGTACGTTACATATTGATTATGTAACTCTTATTAATTATGTAACTCTTCTAATTCTcttatattacatattaattatgtaAGTACTCTTCTAATTCTCATAGGTTACATATTcattatgtaattattgtattcaTGGTCtcattcaattataaataggaCATTTTATTGTATAGTTTCTATCAagaataagagcaacaatgtagcTATTTGGACATTATCTTGTGGACGTAGATTATAGATTGAACCACGTAAAATCACTTGTATCTTTTTATTCcgctttatctttatttttctatcttttctttcataatGTGACTAACAGATACAAGAAAACTAAAGTGTTTATACTACAAGTCGTTCAACAGAAATGATTGTTGCCTTGTGCTGATACAGATTGACCGAATAGCTCCATGTCATAAATCTTATCCTCATTGAAAGCAGACCTTTTTCTGATTCTTGCCTTGTTCTGATACAGGATGGAAACTATACATTACTGTTTAGTCTGTTTTCATGTAGTAATTATTTAAGTAATTCTCTctctttaataaaatttattctcttatGGTGGATGCTATATTAGAACAGAACTAAATATTAGAGGATAAAAAGACAATACGGAAGTTTCAAGTCCATTATACTTCCGTCCGTTTCAGCGCGCTCTTACCAAAGTTCTTTCTACTTCACATGCATTCCAACAATTACTGAAAATGAATAGTCTCAATTAATATGATTGtatttaattgttatttaatacACATGTAACAATAACTTTATTTAAATGCATGGAGCGGTCTCCACCATTGTAGTGTGAGTGACAATTATAATCAAGAGtatgtttgaattcttttatGGTATATATGAAAGCTTTAGTAGCCATTTTTCAGCCATTAATTTGCTGTTCAAGATGATCAACCCTCGCCAAAGGGGACCAACGTCCCAATAGCAGTCCCTCTATTAATTgccattttctcttctttatctgagactaggggtgtaaatccgggccggttataaccggacCGGAACCGGATCCGGGCACTAACCGGGCCCGGAAAACCGGTAACCGGGTAGGTACCCAGTTTTTTAAAACCGGGTACCCGGTCCCGGTCCCGGGTTCATGTTTTCAAAATACCCGGTTAAACCGGGAACCCGGGACCGGGTtgtaaattattaacaaaaaaaaaaaaaaccttccctTTTACAGGAATCAATAAGATAGAGGAATCAATAAGATAGAGAATGAGGCTCAGAAGGAGAAATCGGTAGCAGAAGATCCTGAGAGCAAGGAAGTGGAGATGGATGATTGGTTGTTTGAATTTGCTCAGCTTTTTCGCACTCATGTTGGCATTGACCCAGATGCTCATATTGACTTGCATGAGCTGGGGATGGAGCTCTGTTCTGAGGCACTTGAGGAGACGGTTACAAGTGAAGAAGCACAAGGTCTTTTTGACAAGGCTGCTGCTAAGTTCCAGGAGGTAGCTGCTTTGGCTTTCTTCAATTGGGGAAATGTTCATATGTGTGCAGCAAGGAAACGCATTCCCTTAGATGAATCTGCTGGAAAGGAGGTAGTGGCAGCACAACTTCATGTGGCTTATGACTGGGTTAAGGGAAGATATTCTCTGGCCAGAGAGAAGTATGAGGAGGCACTCCTGATTAAACCGGACTTTTATGAGGGGTTGCTGGCTCTTGGGCAGAAGCAATTTGAAATGGCCAAACTTCATTGGTCATTTGCACTTGCCAAGAAGATGGATCTTTCTAGTTGGGATTCTGCCGAAACTCTTAAACTTTTTGACAGTGCAGAGGAAAAGATGAAGGCTGCAACCGAGATGTGGGAGAAGCTGGAGGAGCAGAGAGCAAATGAGCTAAAAGATCCAAGTGCAAGTAAGAAGGAAGAGTTAttgaaaagaaggaagaaacaaGGAAGTAATGCTGAAGGTGAGCCCTCTAGCCTTGGCAGTCAGGGTGAAATTTCAGCAGATGAAGCAGCAGAACAAGCAGCTGTGATGAGATCACAGATACATCTCTTCTGGGGTAACGTGCTTTTTGAGCGATCCCAAGTTGAATGCAAATTGGGGATGGGTGGTTGGAAGGAAAACCTAGATGCTGCTGTTGAGCGCTTTAAGCTTGCTGGAGCTTCTGAGGCTGACATTTCGACAGTTCTGAAGAACCACTGCTCTAATGGAGATGCAGTTGAAAGGGATGAGAAAAAGGTTGTGATTGATGAAGCTAAGAATGAAGTAGTTGATCAAGCCCAatgaaatctctctctccccccccccccaaaaaaaagccCCAATgcctaaaatattaaaaacaggcccaaaatatatatatatatatatatatatatatatatatatatatatatatatatatatatatatatatatatatatatatatatatatatatatatatatatatatatatatatattttaacccgGTTTAGGTACCCGGTTTACCCGGACCCGGTCCCGGTTATTGAAAATCCAATAACCGGGACCCCGGTTCCGGTTcccggttttagccaataaccgggaaccggaaccgggtttacacccctatcTGAGACCATTTTATCACAAATTACTTTGCTCAAACCCTAACGTAGGTGATTTACCGTTGGGTTTGATTTCTATTAGAAGCAACACATTCTTTAGAGTGCAGGCCAGCTAATatttgaaaccaaaaaaaaaaaaaaaaaacctcattcaAGGGAAGGTAATGCATGTCACAATCCATGGACTAGCAGAATATGATTCTTCAATTAAGTTCTCAATGGAAGGATATATATGAAGGCCGGGAATCTCACGGTGCATGAAAAAGGAAGTACGCATAGGTTAGTTGAATTTCTTTCAACTCAATCTATAAAAATGATCACGTCGCAGTTACGCCTTGAATTTTGTCGGATGACAAGACCCATGGCTTAGTTGCTGTTCTTGCTTATGTGATttgatgcttttctttttctttatttttttgacatggatgctttgttgttttgttttttttattgtatctTGCCAAAAACAAAAGGATATACACTAGCACTTGTGACATTTTCCGGTGCTAGCTAGTGACATTTTCCAAACGTGGGACTTAAGATTGTCTTCATTCACCACATCGGCTACACTTTTCCTTGAAGTAAATTCTGAGCTTaacaacttaattaattagggaGTGTTCAATGAGACATGGTGTGACATCACTTAATTCAAAAGTGTATAAATTTGAACACggtaatattatattaataatcacttaattattattattatttttctctcacaCTTGCATATCCTAACACATGCACTAGAAGATCACGGTAGATGTCAAcgaattttaatttgaaagttGGGATATATTGATGAGTTTATCATACCAAAAAATTCTATATGAGTACATATATGCATCAAATATATAGTAGAGaaatatagggaaaacttcacttataacttttGATCTTTCaccacttttgaaaaaatgtatctaaattttaaaaagtgtcaatttagggtatccatatttcaattttttttaattttaaccccgttagaattttttgttaaatcctgtcaaaattctcaaaatatccttcctttttttttttaaggaaaaaaaaattgctaggatttaggtattggtcaaaatttaatgaaatttacaaaaatacccctgcttgaatatttaaaaaacttcataaatttttttaaaaaaataaaagtaggggtattttgagaattttgataggatttaacaaaaaattctaacaggggttgaaattgaaaaaaaattgaaagattgatactctaaattacactttttaaagtttgagtacattttttcaaaagtgatgaaagatcagaggatttttttttttttttttaatgaattaaaacTTTATAAACCAACCAAACTGTGTACAACCCTCCAGTGAAAACTGGAACACTTTCCAACAGGAAACTCAAGAATTACTACCATCTACAGCAGATCTTTACAAATTAATAAAACACATGCACTACACACTGCAGCAAAACAGCTAGTGCAAAAACCAACAAATAGACTTCAATAATGATACAGCTACAACACCatcaaaaactacaaaaatcagagtttataagtgaaattctccCAGAAATGAATATAATGGATCAACAAAAGAATTGGGTGAGGCACACGAGAGATTATCTTGTCAAGTTTTCAAAAGGTTGGTTAATAGAAGAGGGGCAATTAAAGTCCCGTTACAATTAATCAGGTATCAACTGTGCATGGATGCTGTGTACTAATTAGGGTTCTTCATAGATATTGCTACTCACTCAACTGAAGAGTTTGTGCAGAACAATATGGCGTGAGTTGTCTGCGatggaaaaaatgaagagagagggagcaagagaatgagagagagagatggaagaTAAATTGAGCAAGTGAGTGGTTTTTGTCCAAGGGTACTGggtttaaaatttcaaaaagcaAAATGTataacacgtgtcattttttaggCAGTTCGATGTAACGAACGCCTCAGATTGTTAAAATTGGGATccaacaatttctttgaaattgccAGGTATCCTGATCCTGTGTGTGGGAAAGGGGCCGGGGAAAGCTGAAAAAGGAGATGGGTGTAATTGTTTTTCAGAAGTAAAAAGGGTAAAAaaggcaaacaaaaaaaaaactgaaaaggtaACATACACATAAAGCGGGAAGTGGGTGGGACGTGGGGGGACAAAATATGAAGTTAAAatgaaaagatatttttttaggggggacaaaaacaaatattttggagggacaaaattaaaaatttacatattttaagagagatttcaaaatttttggggGGATCGACGAATAGGAGACATTCGTCCCCCAACTCTTACACCTGCGTCCGCCCTTGAAGGCCaggatcaatcaataggataaGCAGAATATGATTCTAAACTTAAGAAATACGTTCCTTGATAGCTATATATCTTGAAGAAAAGTATATATGTGAAGACAAAGAACTTAACAAGTTGCAGAGACATGGatggagaatatatatatatacccagcTTGGCTAGCTCCTAGCTAATTCCAGCTATGGGAAACACTTGTACATGGTTGTGAATACactaaaattttctaaaaattcttcTCAATCTTTTCATTCCCGGAGCCACTGAATTTCTCCATATCCCAACTCTTATATATCCTTTTTGGAGCAGACCTTTTTCGGATTAATTATTCTTCCATTGTACGTAGTTAAGCTGGTTCGATCTCTcgcttttatttattctttaacaAAACTTTACTTATCACTCTTcatcttttatcattttatcaattttgcgtattcctcttttaatttttttttttcaatctcacctatcttattagaatttttcgttaaatcctaacagaagggtatcaaaatttctaagatactcctatttttttaaaaataaaaaaaaaaaaaaaaaaaaaaaaaaaaaaagagagagagagagagagagagagagaagagaaaaagaaaataaattgcaaggatttaggcgttgaacaagatttaacgaaaattgcaaaaatacatatgccttttatatatatataaacaggggtattttgaacaaaaaaaattaatgaaatttgcaaaaatacatatgcctgaatttttgaaattttatacatacatatatattataaaaaaaaaaatataaaaaaaaatgggtattttgaaaattttgacatgatttaacgaaaaattctaaaggaagtgaaattgaaaaaattaaaagattgatacactaaattaacactttttaaagtttaattgcaaaagtgatgaaagatcagatgTGGTAAGTGAAGtctttccttattcttttttgGTGGATACAACATACACAATATTCCGAGAGTGCAGGACCAGCTATATATAAcctgaagatttttttttttaaaaaaaaaaaaaaaaaaaaaaaaaaaaaaaaaatcattcaatggATGATAATGGAGGTCGGTCGCTACGGATAGATATTGGCAGAATATGATTCTTCAATTATGTTGTCGATCGAAGAACGTACATGAAGGGAATCTATACTCTCCTGCAATATAGTTGTTTCTTGTATCATGCCATGTAAGCCcaaaggaaaattattttttctatttaaggATAAGTTATGACATGACCTTAGAAACTGAAGAAATAATAGTTATATTTTAAGGTTCTTTGAGGAAATTAACGAAGCTTTCACACAAATTTCTTAGAAATCGATGTCTGGGTATGGTTATGCGAATAGAGGCTCCTCCACCTACAATGGGGTTCCACCACGTGCTAACGAATGGAGTGAAGCAAGCTACGCCTCCGATGATCATGTGTGCCGGCCGGTCATCGTCGATGCCGAGGGCCGGAAAACGCCAATTGTTGTGAGCATGCCCAGCCTCTATGGGCAGGGCTCTGTTGCAAAAGTTGAGAGAGTTGTTGAGCATGTCCGTGTACCTGTATTCACGCAATACAGACAAAGCTCCCCACCCAAGATTGAGCCAGTGGAGGATTATGGATACAGATATAGCTCCCCGCCAAAGGTTGAGCCTGAGAAAATGTATGGAAGATATAGCTCCCCACCAAAGACAGTGAAGGACTATGGATACAGGTACTAGAATACTATATATTctctaataattaaatttggttTTATTCTATTTCCTTATAGAGTTTACTCGAcctcttttttatttagtttagatTTTCTTCTTTAGCAGTCTCAATCCCTTTGTAAATATCACATTGTAAtacgagtaatgttatttagtaaattattacCCGACTGTCATAATACTTGATGATAtgacaataaattaaaattagcCTTTAGATCAACatttgtaccaaaaaaaaaagactagtGGCTGATTTTTACTCCTACGTCATTCTAGTTATATGACAATCGTACAATAgtgtattaaataaaatttactctTGTAATACAGTTTATAATACACTTCAATGTAGCCTAACACTTCCTTATATTTAGCTtctttctctgcttcttctgctctcttttctttttcataataTATCACATCATATGTTTCTACAGAAGGTATAGCTCCCCACCAAGGTTGAACCAGTGAAAGACTATGGATATAAGGTGGATCAGCCAGCGAAAGATTATGGATATAAGTCGGCCGCGCCAGTGAAAAACCATAGATATAAGGCAGTCGAGCCAATGAAAGACTATGGATACAAGGCGGATCAGCCAATGAAAGACTACGGATATAAGGCTGCAGAGCCGGTGAAAGGCTATGGATATAAGGCGGCTGAGCCAGTGAAAGAGTACGAATATAAAGTCGAGCCTGTGAAAGACTATGAATACAAGACGGATCCGCCAATGAAAAGTTATGGATATAAGGCTGCGGAGCCAATGAAAGAGTATGGATATAAAACTGAGCCAGTGAAAGACTACAATTATGGCAGTGACAAATGGCGCAGGCCTTCGAGTCCACCCGAAGATCGCCCACAAGAAGCTGAGGAATTCATCACCAAAGTCCAGACCGAAGCTAGCCGACCCAACAGGTTCCCTATAAATGCAGCGAACTGGCGTCAAACCCCTATCGCAAACAGGAATAATGGTGACTATGATGATAACTACCGCAAGAATGACGCCGCGATGGAACCAAGTCAACCAAGCATGGTCACAACTGGAGGCTGGAGTCAGCCAGCTCATGATGCCAAGCTCGGCAAACCTACTTCTGATATTGCCACCGCCATGGAGAATTTGAAGGAAGCTGCAACGGCTTTATCTGTCACCACAGGACCATACAAAAGAAACTCCTTTCCAGAAATCATTGGCAGCAAGGAGGGTTCAAGGCAATACAGCAAGTTGAACGTGCCATCTGGCTGGTGAGACTTAAACAACAACCATCACTAGTAGGGAGGCTGCTAAGAAGTATGGCGGCGTACCTGTTTGAGATATCCATGCTTCCTGCAGGGAGGTTTGCATGGAAATGTTAGCCGGCCTACTCTATCAGTCTCTGTTT
Above is a genomic segment from Alnus glutinosa chromosome 12, dhAlnGlut1.1, whole genome shotgun sequence containing:
- the LOC133852621 gene encoding protein CLMP1-like; this encodes MKVNYGFSRGSAKQKGSSGCPGNASSDDQLPPWLLWKHPPSFELPLLPPPPLLARKVGDGNSDEPPQPPCHVAAQLAGAFFEFSLLPINVLTGINKIENEAQKEKSVAEDPESKEVEMDDWLFEFAQLFRTHVGIDPDAHIDLHELGMELCSEALEETVTSEEAQGLFDKAAAKFQEVAALAFFNWGNVHMCAARKRIPLDESAGKEVVAAQLHVAYDWVKGRYSLAREKYEEALLIKPDFYEGLLALGQKQFEMAKLHWSFALAKKMDLSSWDSAETLKLFDSAEEKMKAATEMWEKLEEQRANELKDPSASKKEELLKRRKKQGSNAEGEPSSLGSQGEISADEAAEQAAVMRSQIHLFWGNVLFERSQVECKLGMGGWKENLDAAVERFKLAGASEADISTVLKNHCSNGDAVERDEKKVVIDEAKNEVVDQAQ
- the LOC133851536 gene encoding uncharacterized protein LOC133851536 — translated: MKDYGYKADQPMKDYGYKAAEPVKGYGYKAAEPVKEYEYKVEPVKDYEYKTDPPMKSYGYKAAEPMKEYGYKTEPVKDYNYGSDKWRRPSSPPEDRPQEAEEFITKVQTEASRPNRFPINAANWRQTPIANRNNGDYDDNYRKNDAAMEPSQPSMVTTGGWSQPAHDAKLGKPTSDIATAMENLKEAATALSVTTGPYKRNSFPEIIGSKEGSRQYSKLNVPSGW